In Mercurialis annua linkage group LG5, ddMerAnnu1.2, whole genome shotgun sequence, a single genomic region encodes these proteins:
- the LOC126682141 gene encoding ribonucleoside-diphosphate reductase small chain yields MPAIPEEPLLAPNPDRFCMFPIQYPQIWEMYKKAEASFWTAEEVDLSQDQRHWDNLTSDEKHFISHVLAFFAASDGIVLENLAGRFMKEVQVSEARAFYGFQIAIENIHSEMYSLLLETYIKDSAEKNRLFHAMETIPCVAKKADWALKWIDGSDSFAERIIGFACVEGIFFSGSFCAIFWLKKRGLMPGLTFSNELISRDEGLHCDFACLIYSLLRHKLSEERVKSIVRDAVDIEREFVCDALPCALVGMNGALMSQYIEFVADRLLVALGYGKVYGVSNPFDWMELISLQGKTNFFEKRVGEYQKASVMSNINGNGGTHVFKMDEDF; encoded by the coding sequence ATGCCTGCAATCCCTGAAGAGCCGCTTCTAGCACCAAATCCCGACAGATTCTGTATGTTTCCGATTCAGTATCCGCAGATCTGGGAGATGTACAAGAAAGCCGAAGCCTCCTTCTGGACGGCGGAGGAAGTCGATCTCTCTCAAGACCAACGTCACTGGGATAACCTGACCTCCGACGAGAAGCACTTCATCTCCCACGTCCTCGCCTTCTTCGCCGCCTCCGACGGCATCGTTCTCGAAAACCTCGCCGGACGGTTCATGAAAGAAGTGCAAGTTTCAGAGGCGCGTGCTTTCTACGGATTCCAAATCGCAATTGAGAATATCCACTCTGAAATGTACTCGCTTTTGCTTGAGACTTATATTAAAGACTCCGCTGAAAAAAACCGTTTGTTTCACGCGATGGAGACCATCCCGTGTGTCGCGAAAAAAGCCGACTGGGCTTTGAAATGGATCGACGGTTCAGATTCATTCGCCGAGAGAATCATCGGTTTCGCCTGTGTAGAAGGGATATTCTTCTCCGGAAGTTTCTGCGCGATATTTTGGTTAAAGAAACGCGGGTTAATGCCGGGTTTGACTTTCTCAAACGAGTTAATCTCGCGAGATGAGGGTCTGCACTGCGATTTCGCGTGTTTGATATACAGTCTGTTGAGGCACAAGTTAAGCGAGGAGCGCGTGAAGAGTATAGTGAGAGACGCAGTGGACATAGAGAGGGAGTTTGTATGTGACGCGCTGCCTTGCGCGTTGGTAGGGATGAACGGGGCGTTGATGAGTCAGTACATTGAATTTGTTGCTGATAGATTGTTGGTTGCGCTCGGGTACGGGAAGGTGTACGGTGTTTCGAATCCGTTTGATTGGATGGAGCTGATTAGTTTACAAgggaaaactaatttttttgagAAGAGGGTGGGAGAGTATCAGAAAGCTTCTGTTATGTCTAACATTAACGGTAACGGTGGAACCCATGTGTTTAAAATGGATGAagatttttag
- the LOC126682143 gene encoding uncharacterized protein LOC126682143 encodes MADNGSKLQSSGMLSVEQLVYLFDRFSQLTSQPDVKKRIADAVNDKQEAVAVTTSIQEGIFLEMGVDPSFGISCLGKVNVVYENDQDLMIRFYKFVTDEEIACDEAELGPDEFSEKMQVQHKFHEQQLEMLNHMRKFHLDDQSAILEKLHRQLQDADFVGEASVLSSEEIQDVVRRRTSPLFMPS; translated from the exons ATGGCTGATAATGGTTCAAAGCTGCAAAGCTCTGGAATGTTATCGGTTGAACAGTTGGTGTATCTTTTTGATCGGTTTTCTCAACTCACTTCTCAACCTG ATGTGAAGAAAAGGATTGCTGATGCAGTGAATGATAAACAG GAAGCTGTTGCTGTTACCACTTCAATCCAGGAAGGCATATTTTTGGAGATGGGTGTTG ATCCAAGTTTTGGTATTTCATGCCTGGGAAAAGTGAATGTGGTTTATGAGAATGATCAGGATTTAATGATTCGGTTTTATAAATTTGTTACAGA TGAAGAAATTGCCTGTGATGAAGCTGAACTCGGGCCGGATGAGTTTTCTGAGAAAATGCAAGTTCAGCACAAATTTCATGAACAG CAATTGGAGATGCTGAATCATATGCGGAAATTTCACCTGGATGACCAATCTGCGATTCTTGAAAAG TTACACCGGCAGCTGCAAGATGCCGACTTTGTAGGTGAGGCATCAGTTTTGTCATCAGAAGAGATTCAAGATGTTGTTAGAAGAAGAACATCGCCTCTATTTATGCCCAGCTAG